From Gossypium raimondii isolate GPD5lz chromosome 11, ASM2569854v1, whole genome shotgun sequence:
TGAGAAATCGAAActcagcacgttagggcacgttttcttgaatttccaaacgcaaaacattgcctcgTTTTGAAATTTCGAAAGGATATTCGactatttggtcaaacgagtAATCGAAACCCAACAAGTTAGGGCACGTTTTTTCGATTTTCCAAACACAAAATATTACcttgttttgaaattattgaaaggatatttggctatttggtcgaacaagaaatcgaaacccagtacgTTAGGGTacattttctcgattttctaaaaacaaaatatttccttatttagataaattttccttttgatgaattttgagtAAGAACTAACGTGATATTTAACATGATATATGCTTAGTTTATTAAACATGGAAGCAAACaaatatgtttttctaaaacataATGTAAGATAcaataatagtgaaataatgTAAAGTAACCGTGTGGAcgaaatatttaaaagataaataatgggatacaacaataataatgatgtgatattgataattaaattgcaGCAGCAATAAATGAAgcaacacaaaataaaataagatgaaaataggAGACACGTAATAAGAAAAGGTAAACATCACGCAAAACACCAAAacaatgaaacaaataaataaaactaagaatagaatatatgtatgtatgcatgtgtatgtgtaataatataaaaatatatgtatatgaagtaaaatatgtatacatataagtaagtatataaaattatgaaatatgaaaaatatatttaagcatgtacaagtacatatatatatatatatatgaattaaaatatttatacgtatatctatgtatataaaatatgaaatataaaatataaaaagtatatatttataatgaatGAAAAGTATGTacgtaaatatatattataaaatgtatgaacaatttgaaattattaatataaaatattttaatatagataataatatataagatgataatatataaatttaaaccaaataaataaataaaataagtactAGTCAatctaaaatagtttaaaataaaacaatatacaaaagaaaatcttaaacaataaaaggaacagttttttagaaaatatataaaaattttaatgcaaaacaatttcagataaataataaatataaaggcttaaaacaaataatgataaaatagcatatataaaaaaaaaattaaacatattaaggATGTGGTTgaaacagaattaaaaaaacGGGTCTTAAACTGCAAATACATGAAACAGGTGGCTAGGGGGACCGAAATAAATTGCGCTGAGGATATGGGGGACTGATTGTGAATATTCCCCGTCCCTTATGCGCGTTGGTCTGCACAGGACCAGATTGAATCAGGCGCAAAATTCTGTGGCCGaaattgagtaaaataaaagagtGCATCGAATGTGCCACAGAACTTGAGGGACTAATTGCGTAAAATACCTATTAGGGCAATGATGGGCAGCCCTCCAAGCcttcaaacggcgccgtttaatgCCATatataaattgcaaaaaaacaaaacaaaaaaaacactttaatcacattttcaaaaaaaaaaacagagagaaCCCCTTTGGTCTCTCTCTCGGTTTCTCTCAACCCCACCCTCGGCCGGCCATGGTCGCCGCCGCAGCGGCCGCATCCTCCGTGACCCAAGGCCAGCGACGAGTAGATGGCCTCGTCAGCCCCCGCTTCAGCGTATTCAAGGGTCGGGGCCTTCTTGATTCGAGGGTCCGAAAGGAAATGGCCCGATCTCTCCCTTTGAATCCGAATCCGGCGACGGCGAAGGACCGCCGACGGTGGGGCGGCGGGCCAGATTCAGGTAAGTTTTCttccttctattttctttgccgattactttaaaatgttttttttaaatatatataggtatataaaataaaaaataaatatataaaaaactaagAGAACAATTAAAAAACAACCTTTTGAATTTCGGTTTTCTGCTTTCGATTCTTTTGTGTGCGTAAAAAATGTACAACGAGCATTTTTTGACTTTTATAGCCATATTACAACTGTTCATTtccatcttttttgttttttttgctcTTTATTTCTTTGTATTCCCCTGTTGTTTTGCATTCATTCTTTTCTGCAGGTGTGAGACGAGGTCGACGGTGGTGGCAGAAGGCATGCGCGAGGAGGCATTGGGCAAAAGCGGCGGCTAGCTTGAGGCTAGGGTTTGCTATGCCTTTCTGCTGAAAATGTTAATGCTGTGGGCTTGGGTTGggatttgtaatttttttaggtttaaactTGCTGTTAATGgactgtttttgtttttatttgggTTTATTTGGCTGGTATGGGCCCGGGCAGATTTTGGGCTTTacactatttatatttttttatttttatttttattttttaaaaatattttataatttttaaattatttattgatatgacatataataaaaataatgtcatgTTAACATGAAGTACACATAGTCTACCATGTAGATTGTCACATcaacattgttaaaaatttatgttttagtcaacatattcattaaaaaaaagtaatttgaatCTCTTTAAATGGTTGAGGCCATAGTTCAACATAGGAATAAGGGTTAActtggtaaaaaaatataatcattgagaactaaattaatcattaagCGATTTGTTTATGCATTCTGTTTCTACAAGGCatctatttctatttatatCAAACATTTGAAAGAGTTGGGGTTATGAGTTAATTAAACATCATCAATTgggaaatcattaaaatatcattttgtatATTGACATTATCTTTTTattggcataataataaatttagcctttcagatttatgaattctatcaatttggtcttaattataaaaaaatatttaacattttaactattAACTTGACACActctttcaatttaatattgattataaataattcaaaaattaaattttattaagagaAATCACTAATGATAAAACGTTgttaataaacattaataaatcttgataaaactttttatcataaaaatataattcttcATAAAAGTAATGTTAATTGGTCGGACATGGCCACATGGAATCACCACATGGCAgacaaaagtcaaaaaatttggCACAAATTTCTCAAAAGGCTCAtcgtttttgttaaaattagatAGAGAGAAGAGCTATGTAATATTGAAGTGCTTAAACACGAACCCATGCATCGAGCTTTGGTAATTTAACTTCACTTTTGGTAACAATTAACTATActcttattattaatattattatttttaattacaataggAGGTGAAAGCCTTAACAATAACGTGACTAGAGCGACTTGAACTCAAACTACATCTGATACATAATTGAGGAACTATTATTGAGTGTTGATTTTCACTTACAATAGGTAAAGAGAGTTGGAAGAGCTTACATAATTGTAGAATGGTAAGGTTGCACCAAGTTAGGTTTGAAcaatttatttgtattgtaaaatttataatggaTTGATCTCTCTGATTAAGGCCTGACAATTGAATTTCAAACTATGTAATCATCTTAgttgtactttttattttacttgttgcATATTACATGCGaactcaaaaattattaaaacatttatggATTTTAGTGTTTTAGACAATATTCCAACACAAGGAATAATGCTGACGTCATTTTTTAGCAAGTTCCAAAAGATTagggaggaaaaaaaaagagat
This genomic window contains:
- the LOC105761709 gene encoding uncharacterized protein LOC105761709, encoding MVAAAAAASSVTQGQRRVDGLVSPRFSVFKGRGLLDSRVRKEMARSLPLNPNPATAKDRRRWGGGPDSGVRRGRRWWQKACARRHWAKAAASLRLGFAMPFC